In Kitasatospora sp. NA04385, a single genomic region encodes these proteins:
- a CDS encoding MFS transporter: MGALIPEVLRAERQFARLFVGQSLSVLGDRVSFVALPFAVLSIGGSAADVGLVTAAGLLPLLVFTLAGGVWADRIPRQRIMLASDLVRCAVQTAAAVLLLTGNARVGLLALLMALFGVADAFFLPASTGLLPLLVPADRLREANALRGFVQSTGLVVGPALAGALIAAVGPGGALAVDAASFAVSAAVLARLGPVGGGSVSGGPGGAGDAGDGVARAERLGFLAELRIGWQQVRSRTWVWSGMLAMAVYHVVVLPSVFVFGPVLAEREWGGAGAWAVVVIAFGLGSIVGDVCAYRLKPARPMAVAAVAMAVASCQALIIGSGAPVWVIAALEAVTGVGVSLFFVLWETSLQVHIPEQVLSRVSSYDHLLAVGLMPLGLVLAGPLSEGLGVRPALFGMTALAVPAALALLALPAVRRLPASPPAGVACGGREPAPGVAVGT; encoded by the coding sequence GTGGGTGCCCTGATTCCCGAAGTGCTCCGTGCCGAGCGCCAGTTCGCCCGGCTGTTCGTCGGCCAGTCGCTGTCGGTCCTGGGAGACCGGGTGTCGTTCGTGGCGCTGCCCTTCGCGGTGCTGTCGATCGGCGGCTCGGCCGCCGACGTCGGCCTGGTCACGGCCGCCGGACTGCTCCCGCTGCTGGTGTTCACCCTGGCCGGAGGAGTCTGGGCGGACCGGATACCGCGGCAGCGGATCATGCTGGCCTCCGACCTGGTGCGCTGCGCCGTCCAGACGGCCGCCGCCGTGCTGCTGCTCACCGGCAACGCCAGGGTCGGGCTGCTGGCACTGCTGATGGCGCTGTTCGGTGTCGCCGACGCCTTCTTCCTCCCCGCCTCCACCGGGCTGCTGCCCCTGCTCGTCCCCGCCGACCGGCTGCGCGAGGCGAATGCGCTGCGCGGGTTCGTGCAGTCGACGGGGCTGGTGGTCGGGCCCGCGCTGGCCGGTGCGCTGATCGCGGCGGTCGGGCCCGGCGGCGCGCTGGCGGTGGACGCCGCGAGTTTCGCCGTCAGCGCCGCCGTCCTGGCCCGGCTGGGCCCGGTCGGCGGCGGGTCGGTCAGCGGCGGGCCGGGCGGTGCCGGTGACGCCGGTGACGGGGTGGCGCGGGCCGAACGGCTCGGCTTCCTGGCCGAGCTGCGGATCGGCTGGCAGCAGGTGCGCAGCCGGACGTGGGTGTGGTCGGGGATGCTGGCGATGGCGGTCTACCACGTGGTGGTGCTGCCCTCGGTGTTCGTGTTCGGGCCGGTGCTGGCGGAGCGCGAGTGGGGCGGTGCCGGGGCGTGGGCCGTGGTGGTCATCGCGTTCGGCCTCGGCTCGATCGTGGGGGACGTCTGCGCCTACCGCCTGAAACCCGCCCGCCCGATGGCCGTCGCCGCGGTGGCGATGGCGGTCGCCTCCTGCCAGGCGCTGATCATCGGGTCCGGCGCGCCGGTCTGGGTGATCGCCGCGCTGGAGGCGGTCACCGGAGTGGGGGTGTCCCTGTTCTTCGTGCTCTGGGAGACCTCGCTCCAGGTGCACATACCGGAGCAGGTGCTCTCCCGGGTCAGCTCCTACGACCACCTGCTCGCCGTCGGCCTGATGCCGTTGGGGCTGGTACTGGCCGGCCCGCTCTCCGAGGGCCTCGGAGTGCGCCCCGCCCTGTTCGGGATGACCGCCCTCGCCGTACCGGCCGCGCTCGCCCTGCTCGCCCTTCCCGCCGTCCGCCGCCTGCCGGCGAGCCCGCCGGCCGGGGTGGCTTGCGGAGGCCGGGAGCCTGCTCCGGGGGTGGCGGTGGGAACGTGA
- a CDS encoding pyrimidine/purine nucleoside phosphorylase, giving the protein MLKVNEYFDGTVKSVAFTSADGPATVGVMAPGEYEFGTAAPEVMHVVSGALTVKLPGAEEWQTFSAGERFSVPGDSKFQLQVSVDTAYLCEYR; this is encoded by the coding sequence ATGCTCAAGGTCAACGAATACTTCGACGGCACGGTCAAGTCGGTCGCCTTCACCTCGGCCGACGGCCCGGCCACCGTGGGCGTGATGGCCCCCGGCGAGTACGAGTTCGGCACCGCCGCGCCGGAGGTCATGCACGTGGTCAGCGGTGCGCTGACCGTCAAGCTCCCGGGCGCCGAGGAGTGGCAGACCTTCTCCGCCGGTGAGCGGTTCTCCGTTCCGGGTGACAGCAAGTTCCAGCTCCAGGTCTCGGTCGACACGGCGTACCTCTGCGAGTACCGCTGA
- a CDS encoding tyrosine-protein phosphatase yields the protein MIVDEPTGRLDVPGVRNFRDAGGTGALPRGVLYRSGALDRLTPDGARALSALGVRTVLDLRSVPEAAARPDALDGSGIRYLHVPVFAEQRWPEEQAELYPLMGELAGRPVVAAVRQLLAAEHRAVLVHCASGKDRTGVVVALLQSLLGAPEPEVTADFLRSNAALGLSAAGQAGPGHASRPVAAVHLRRALLSVRSHHGTLDGHLRAHGAGPAELADLRAAFRPRPEAAAGR from the coding sequence GTGATCGTCGACGAACCGACCGGCCGGCTCGACGTGCCCGGGGTGCGCAACTTCCGGGACGCGGGCGGCACCGGCGCGCTCCCGCGCGGGGTGCTGTACCGGTCCGGAGCGCTGGACCGGCTGACGCCCGACGGCGCGCGGGCGCTGTCCGCCCTGGGCGTGCGCACCGTGCTGGACCTGCGCAGCGTGCCGGAGGCCGCCGCCCGGCCGGACGCGCTCGACGGCAGCGGAATCCGGTACCTGCACGTCCCGGTCTTCGCCGAGCAGCGCTGGCCGGAGGAGCAGGCCGAGCTGTACCCGCTGATGGGCGAGCTGGCCGGACGGCCCGTGGTGGCCGCCGTCCGGCAGTTGCTCGCGGCGGAGCACCGCGCCGTGCTGGTGCACTGCGCGTCCGGCAAGGACCGCACCGGGGTGGTGGTCGCCCTGCTGCAGTCGTTGCTCGGCGCTCCGGAGCCCGAGGTCACCGCCGATTTCCTCCGTTCCAACGCCGCGCTCGGGCTGAGCGCCGCCGGCCAGGCCGGGCCCGGCCACGCCTCCCGCCCGGTGGCCGCCGTCCACCTGCGCCGGGCGCTGCTCTCCGTCCGTTCCCACCACGGCACCCTGGACGGGCACCTGCGCGCGCACGGTGCCGGGCCCGCCGAACTCGCCGACCTGCGCGCCGCGTTCCGGCCCCGGCCGGAGGCCGCCGCAGGTCGGTGA